One Thermus sp. CCB_US3_UF1 DNA window includes the following coding sequences:
- a CDS encoding carbohydrate ABC transporter permease: MGRRLLPHLLLLLAAGLTLLPFAYQVGLSLTPPQALFTSPWPFAHPLTLENYRVVLEKLPWARYTLNTLAFALGSALGQVLLGVLAGYAFAFRRPPLGGFFLGLFVLSMLVPFVVTYLPSYLLVARLGLLNTFPGLILPMLTAGYAAFLLRQHFLGFPREILEAAIVDGAGTKDLLLRVLLPANRPTLLALFLTLFIGAWNQFVWPMLVANRPEMYVLTVAVQRFAGGEGSNAWGPLMAASVLATLPTLVLFLLFHRRILETLMEGGVRG, encoded by the coding sequence ATGGGTAGGCGGCTCCTTCCCCACCTCCTGCTCCTTCTGGCGGCGGGGCTCACCCTCCTCCCCTTCGCCTACCAGGTGGGCCTGAGCCTAACCCCGCCCCAGGCCCTCTTCACCAGCCCCTGGCCCTTCGCCCACCCCCTGACCCTGGAGAACTACCGGGTGGTCCTGGAGAAGCTCCCCTGGGCCCGGTACACCCTGAACACCCTGGCCTTCGCCCTGGGCTCGGCCCTGGGCCAGGTCCTCCTGGGGGTCCTGGCCGGGTATGCCTTCGCCTTCCGGCGGCCGCCCCTGGGGGGGTTCTTCTTGGGCCTTTTCGTCCTCAGCATGCTGGTCCCCTTCGTGGTCACCTACCTGCCGAGCTACCTCCTGGTGGCCCGCCTGGGCCTCCTCAACACCTTCCCGGGCCTCATCCTGCCCATGCTCACCGCGGGGTACGCCGCCTTCCTCCTCCGGCAGCACTTCCTGGGCTTTCCCAGGGAGATCCTCGAGGCGGCCATCGTGGACGGGGCGGGGACCAAGGACCTCCTCCTCCGGGTCCTCCTCCCCGCCAACCGCCCCACCCTCCTGGCCCTTTTCCTCACCCTCTTCATCGGGGCCTGGAACCAGTTCGTCTGGCCCATGCTGGTGGCCAACCGGCCGGAGATGTACGTGCTCACGGTGGCCGTGCAGCGCTTTGCCGGGGGGGAAGGGTCCAACGCCTGGGGGCCCCTCATGGCGGCCTCCGTGCTGGCCACCCTGCCCACCCTGGTCCTCTTCCTCCTCTTCCACCGGAGGATTCTGGAAACCCTTATGGAAGGAGGCGTGCGGGGATGA
- a CDS encoding carbohydrate ABC transporter permease, whose protein sequence is MQGVGAARGLGQGGRRRQADLEALLLLAPGLLLLLVFVYWPLLYNLWLSLHDWNLVRPKAEFVGLANYRLLLQDPLFGQLLRQSLLYMGLALLGNFLLPLGLALLTLQVKGRWAELYQALLFAPTVAAVSVAALVWLYLYLPAAGPLAKGLAALGLPAPNFLADPRYALPAIALVANWKFLGFHYLIALAGLKALPREVLEAARVDGAQGWPLLRHVLLPLLFPTLLFLLLSALASALDYAFVPVEVMTQGGPFGHTSHLMYAVYQEAFRFFRAGVAAAQAVLLTLGLGALILGQLYLLGRRGYG, encoded by the coding sequence GTGCAGGGAGTAGGGGCGGCCAGGGGCTTGGGCCAAGGGGGCCGGAGGAGGCAGGCCGACCTCGAGGCCCTCCTCCTCCTGGCCCCAGGCCTCCTACTCCTCCTCGTCTTCGTCTACTGGCCCCTCCTCTACAACCTCTGGCTGAGCCTCCACGACTGGAACCTGGTGCGGCCCAAGGCCGAGTTCGTGGGGCTTGCCAACTACCGCCTCCTCCTCCAGGACCCCCTCTTCGGCCAGCTCCTCCGGCAAAGCCTCCTCTACATGGGCCTGGCCCTCCTGGGCAACTTCCTCCTCCCCCTGGGCCTGGCCCTCCTGACCTTGCAGGTGAAGGGGCGTTGGGCCGAGCTGTACCAGGCCCTCCTCTTTGCCCCCACGGTGGCCGCGGTCTCCGTGGCCGCCCTGGTGTGGCTGTACCTCTACCTGCCCGCCGCCGGACCCCTGGCCAAGGGCCTGGCCGCCCTGGGGCTTCCTGCCCCAAACTTCCTGGCGGACCCCCGGTACGCCCTTCCCGCCATAGCCCTGGTGGCCAACTGGAAGTTCCTGGGCTTCCACTACCTCATCGCCCTGGCGGGGCTCAAGGCCCTCCCCCGGGAGGTCCTGGAGGCCGCCCGGGTGGATGGGGCCCAGGGCTGGCCCCTCCTGCGGCACGTCCTCCTCCCCCTCCTCTTCCCCACCCTCCTTTTCCTCCTCCTGAGCGCCCTGGCCAGCGCCCTGGACTACGCCTTCGTGCCCGTGGAGGTCATGACCCAAGGGGGGCCCTTCGGCCACACCTCCCACCTCATGTACGCCGTCTACCAGGAGGCCTTCCGCTTTTTCCGGGCCGGGGTGGCCGCGGCCCAGGCCGTCCTCCTCACCCTGGGGCTTGGGGCCCTCATCCTGGGGCAGCTCTACCTGTTGGGCCGGAGGGGGTATGGGTAG
- a CDS encoding ABC transporter substrate-binding protein, whose translation MKGLLGFVVAAGLSLAQAPITLQYWHINTEVFGLPALRELIREFERRNPGIKVEERYNPNAYTGLLQNLQAALAAGNPPDVVQMGYLYTRYAAKNLPYVPIDELAKRYGGERHLRRFAPNVLALGQVDGVLVGMPYSLSNIVAYYNADLFRRAGLDPDRPPATWEGWRRAARQIKERTGKYGIYLILLDDNWAVEALIRSNGGTLLRCEGGFFRTGLDSKEAAEALGMWAGLVREGLALGVPLQQGEQAFLAGEAASFMTTIARRAGLQEQTRGRFELRATRFPTFGGKPPALPSGGNVLMVFSQDPKRQEAAWKFIQFLTSPEGFTLWTKGTGYVPLLPELIRDPRYLKDFVEKNPIQRVAVEQLPFTAPWTGFPGPNGLAASQTLFRAVQKALAGQATPEAALKEAAAEINRLIGTERCRE comes from the coding sequence ATGAAGGGGCTTCTTGGGTTTGTGGTGGCGGCGGGCCTGTCCCTGGCCCAAGCCCCCATCACCCTCCAGTACTGGCACATCAACACCGAGGTCTTCGGCCTGCCCGCCCTTAGGGAACTCATCCGGGAGTTTGAGCGGCGGAACCCGGGGATCAAGGTGGAAGAGCGCTACAATCCCAACGCCTACACCGGCCTGCTGCAGAACCTCCAGGCGGCCCTGGCAGCGGGCAACCCCCCAGACGTGGTGCAGATGGGCTACCTCTACACCCGCTACGCCGCCAAGAACCTGCCCTACGTGCCCATAGACGAGCTGGCCAAGCGCTACGGCGGGGAAAGGCACCTTCGCCGCTTCGCCCCTAACGTCCTGGCCCTGGGCCAGGTGGACGGGGTCCTGGTGGGGATGCCCTACTCCCTTTCCAACATCGTGGCCTACTACAACGCCGACCTCTTCCGCCGCGCCGGCCTGGACCCTGACCGTCCCCCCGCCACCTGGGAGGGGTGGCGGCGGGCTGCCCGGCAGATCAAGGAACGCACAGGCAAGTACGGCATCTACCTCATCCTCCTGGACGACAACTGGGCGGTGGAGGCCCTCATCCGCTCCAACGGGGGAACCCTCCTCCGCTGCGAAGGGGGGTTCTTCCGCACGGGCTTGGACAGCAAGGAGGCCGCCGAGGCCTTGGGGATGTGGGCGGGCTTGGTCCGGGAAGGGCTCGCCCTGGGGGTGCCCCTTCAGCAGGGGGAGCAGGCCTTCCTAGCAGGGGAGGCCGCCAGCTTCATGACCACCATCGCCCGCCGGGCCGGGCTCCAGGAGCAGACCCGGGGGCGGTTTGAGCTCCGGGCGACCCGCTTCCCCACCTTCGGGGGCAAGCCCCCGGCCCTGCCCAGCGGGGGGAACGTGCTCATGGTCTTCAGCCAGGACCCCAAGAGGCAGGAGGCGGCCTGGAAGTTCATCCAGTTCCTCACCAGCCCCGAGGGGTTCACCCTCTGGACCAAGGGGACAGGGTACGTCCCCCTTCTCCCCGAGCTCATCCGCGACCCCCGGTACCTGAAGGACTTTGTGGAGAAGAACCCCATCCAAAGGGTAGCGGTGGAGCAGCTCCCCTTCACGGCTCCCTGGACCGGCTTCCCCGGCCCCAACGGCCTTGCCGCCAGCCAGACCCTCTTCCGGGCGGTGCAGAAGGCCTTGGCGGGCCAGGCCACCCCTGAGGCAGCCCTCAAGGAGGCGGCGGCGGAGATCAACCGCCTGATCGGGACGGAGCGGTGCAGGGAGTAG
- a CDS encoding HEPN domain-containing protein, with amino-acid sequence MNRARDWLEQARHNLGHAQRSLDLGDYAWACFAAQQSAEAALKGLHLSKGQVAWGHSILDLLSGLPEGVEPPEALLEAAKVLDKYYIPTRYPDAHPAGPAARHYTRLEAQEALRLAEEILRFVEARM; translated from the coding sequence ATGAACCGGGCCCGGGACTGGCTGGAGCAGGCCAGGCACAACCTGGGACACGCCCAAAGAAGCCTGGACCTAGGGGACTACGCCTGGGCCTGCTTCGCTGCCCAGCAGTCGGCGGAGGCGGCCCTCAAGGGCCTCCACCTCTCCAAGGGGCAGGTGGCCTGGGGCCACTCCATCCTGGATCTCCTATCCGGCTTGCCCGAAGGGGTGGAACCCCCCGAGGCCCTGTTGGAAGCGGCCAAGGTCCTGGACAAGTACTACATACCCACCCGCTACCCCGACGCCCACCCCGCTGGGCCCGCCGCCCGCCACTACACCCGCCTCGAGGCCCAGGAGGCCCTGCGGTTGGCCGAGGAGATCCTTCGCTTCGTGGAGGCCCGGATGTGA
- a CDS encoding nucleotidyltransferase domain-containing protein: protein MTRIFPFDPKARLEEVRRAAQSLQEWPEVLGVVLFGSLARGEATAFSDADLLVLLAHTPLPFPERLLRYRPQGVRGVEVFPYTLEEVRQSLRGAWGLAPVALREGVVLWEREGALRALAAELGDAILGGSAGGG from the coding sequence GTGACGCGGATCTTTCCCTTTGACCCCAAGGCCAGGCTGGAGGAGGTCCGGCGGGCAGCCCAAAGCCTACAGGAGTGGCCCGAGGTCCTGGGGGTGGTGCTCTTCGGTTCCCTGGCCCGGGGGGAGGCCACGGCCTTCAGCGACGCGGACCTCCTGGTCCTCCTGGCCCACACCCCCTTGCCCTTCCCCGAGCGGCTCCTCCGCTACCGCCCCCAAGGGGTGCGGGGGGTGGAGGTCTTCCCGTACACCCTGGAGGAGGTCCGGCAAAGCCTCCGGGGGGCCTGGGGCCTGGCCCCGGTGGCCTTGCGAGAGGGAGTGGTCCTTTGGGAGCGGGAAGGTGCCCTGAGGGCCTTGGCTGCCGAGCTAGGGGACGCTATCCTTGGGGGAAGCGCAGGAGGCGGGTGA
- a CDS encoding ABC transporter ATP-binding protein, producing MVRLEGLSKRYPRGGGVEGVDLEVGEGEVLVLLGASGSGKTTLLHLVAGLLLPDRGRVYLGGKEVTHLPPERRQVGYVFQDQALWPHLTALEHLLLVMPRPDRKEALALLERVGLLDHAGKRPGELSGGQRQRVGLARALARRPKVLLLDEPYSALDPVLREELRLEVRVLLKEMGTTALHVTHDPEEAMLLADRVGVMAEGRLLQVGSPEEVYEAPGSLAAFLALGRANLLPQDGEVLAFRQEWVREGGEVEALVLERRTLRGEVLCRVHLPWGEAWVRLEARPGERVGLGFTRLLRFPQG from the coding sequence GTGGTGAGGCTGGAAGGCCTGAGCAAGCGCTATCCCCGGGGAGGCGGGGTGGAGGGGGTGGACCTGGAGGTGGGGGAGGGGGAGGTCCTCGTCCTCCTGGGGGCCTCGGGGAGCGGCAAGACCACCCTGCTCCACCTGGTGGCGGGCCTCCTCCTCCCTGACCGGGGCCGGGTGTACCTGGGGGGGAAGGAGGTCACCCACCTGCCCCCAGAGCGGCGCCAGGTGGGCTATGTCTTTCAGGACCAGGCCCTGTGGCCCCACCTCACCGCCCTGGAACACCTCCTCCTGGTCATGCCAAGGCCCGACCGCAAAGAGGCCCTCGCCCTCCTGGAACGGGTAGGGCTTCTGGACCACGCGGGGAAGCGTCCAGGGGAGCTCTCCGGGGGGCAGCGGCAGCGGGTGGGGCTGGCCCGGGCCCTGGCCCGCAGGCCCAAGGTTCTCCTGCTGGACGAGCCCTACAGCGCCCTGGACCCTGTGCTGCGGGAGGAACTCCGGCTGGAGGTGCGGGTGCTCCTCAAGGAGATGGGGACCACGGCCCTCCACGTGACCCACGACCCGGAGGAGGCCATGCTCCTGGCCGACCGGGTGGGGGTGATGGCGGAGGGGAGGCTCCTCCAGGTGGGCTCCCCCGAGGAGGTCTACGAGGCCCCAGGCTCCCTGGCGGCCTTCCTGGCCCTGGGCCGGGCCAACCTCCTTCCCCAGGACGGGGAGGTCCTGGCCTTCCGCCAGGAGTGGGTGCGGGAGGGAGGGGAGGTGGAGGCCCTGGTTCTGGAGCGGCGGACCCTCAGGGGGGAGGTCCTCTGCCGGGTCCACCTCCCCTGGGGGGAGGCCTGGGTGCGCCTCGAGGCCCGGCCCGGGGAACGGGTGGGACTGGGCTTCACCCGCCTCCTGCGCTTCCCCCAAGGATAG